A genomic region of Pseudomonas sp. MPC6 contains the following coding sequences:
- a CDS encoding rhomboid family intramembrane serine protease, whose product MSTVAVLRLPLAVDLSGFVKLLQRMQVPHRVSEEAGEQVLWVPENISEDVRSLYERFPAGDPGQQLDIPVASTTRRPGFVEQLRHAKATALVLALSLLVGAVTLLGENFATMRWLTFLDFRIVGDYLHFVPLADSLAAGQWWRLVTPMLIHFGILHLAMNGMWYWELGRRIESRQGSINLLGLTLLFSLVSNYTQFIFSGPSLFGGLSGVLYGLLGHCWIFQILSPNPAYRLPRGVLVMMLVWLVLCLSGLVSMIGFGDIANAAHVSGLLIGCFTGLLGGLYNRRKLAL is encoded by the coding sequence ATGAGTACCGTTGCGGTATTGCGCCTGCCCCTGGCGGTGGACCTGAGTGGCTTCGTCAAGTTGCTGCAGCGCATGCAAGTGCCGCATCGGGTCAGTGAAGAGGCGGGCGAACAAGTGCTGTGGGTGCCGGAGAACATCAGTGAAGACGTGCGTTCGTTATACGAACGTTTTCCCGCGGGCGATCCCGGGCAGCAACTGGACATCCCCGTGGCGTCGACCACCCGCCGCCCCGGTTTTGTCGAGCAACTGCGCCATGCCAAGGCGACGGCACTGGTACTGGCGTTGAGCCTGCTGGTCGGCGCGGTGACGCTGCTGGGCGAAAACTTCGCGACGATGCGCTGGCTGACCTTTCTCGATTTCCGCATCGTCGGCGACTACCTCCATTTCGTGCCGTTGGCCGACAGCCTGGCGGCGGGGCAGTGGTGGCGCCTGGTGACGCCGATGCTGATCCATTTCGGCATCCTGCACCTGGCCATGAACGGCATGTGGTACTGGGAGCTGGGGCGGCGCATCGAGTCGCGCCAGGGCAGTATCAACCTGCTCGGCCTGACCTTGCTGTTCAGCCTGGTGTCCAACTATACCCAGTTCATTTTCAGCGGCCCGAGCTTGTTTGGCGGGTTGTCCGGGGTGCTGTACGGCCTGCTGGGGCACTGCTGGATTTTCCAGATTCTGTCGCCGAACCCGGCCTATCGCCTGCCGCGTGGCGTGCTGGTGATGATGCTGGTGTGGCTGGTGCTCTGCCTGTCCGGGCTGGTCTCGATGATCGGCTTCGGTGACATCGCCAACGCGGCCCACGTCAGCGGGTTACTCATCGGATGCTTCACCGGTCTGTTGGGTGGTTTGTACAACCGCCGTAAACTGGCCCTCTAA